In the Mytilus trossulus isolate FHL-02 chromosome 1, PNRI_Mtr1.1.1.hap1, whole genome shotgun sequence genome, one interval contains:
- the LOC134708069 gene encoding uncharacterized protein LOC134708069 gives MKMLGAWLVFSIYISYGICHTAINLDEFPECVIADKIDQSLHHINRCEDPENMLDTPDGSYEKERSVCKCPGDTICHETGGTGNSKVYYCKKFIPKASGTSGLNLDEPKNKTATQD, from the exons ATGAAAATGTTAGGGGCATGGTTGGTGTTtagtatttatatttcttatggAATATGCCACACAGCGATAAATTTAGATGAATTTCCCGAG tgtgTAATAGCAGATAAAATAGATCAGTCATTACACCATATCAACAGATGTGAGGACCCCGAAAACATGTTAGACACACCCGACGGCAGCTATGAAAAAGAACGATCA GTTTGCAAATGCCCTGGTGATACAATATGTCATGAAACTGGTGGAACGGGGAATTCAAAAGTTTACTACTGCAAGAAATTTATACCTAAAGCGTCCGGAACTAGTGGTCTTAATTTGGATGAGCCAAAAAACAAAACGGCGACACAGGATTGA
- the LOC134724726 gene encoding uncharacterized protein LOC134724726 — translation MIIFHTIFLLTTVTAVIQKEYSPKKKSGTCPKETHAELAVCKEECKNDQECPGVQLCCRLSACSTYCRSPVGHQGGTRTSLVLTDSGSHLGASGIGSSRGMNDNLGAHSSSSGTGATGREHSSSAMIRGSSSGMSSVVSLDDHDCNHVCGQGKSCPSGHKCVIDGCRSYCVETSGGAGLSDTLRRGSSVSGIIRSSSSSMSSGIRDSSRLDNNCDYACGVEKPCQSGYKCVQEGCNSYCVQGSGGINSIPQLSETLTGRNNNAAIIRSSSSGGHGMTRVSSINSASSIKCVNDCGDIPCESGYKCVHEGCSSYCVKTTSGAMIGSSGGHTMSEMVGGSHSGMSSSSSGRNTASGIARNSHSAMSSGSSGVGRSSTKCTNECGQDLACGPGYACVHEGCSSFCARKSSVDMTGTSGHSSIESLDVSGSTHNVGGSRSSGGHLTGSDILDAISVRGSGTDTFDTSSSRRGGSVNRSGSRIGSQSTNAGKTDCRKLCDTNTDCKTPKVCVSVNCHRFCRRRSVTNSYAP, via the exons ATGATAATATTCCATACCATATTTCTTTTGACAACAGTTACCGCAGTGATACAAAAAG AATATTCCCCAAAGAAAAAAAGTGGAACTTGTCCAAAGGAAACACATGCCGAATTAGCTGTTTGCAAGGAAGAATGTAAAAATGACCAAGAATGTCCAGGAGTCCAGCTTTGCTGCCGACTAAGCGCCTGTTCAACTTACTGCCGAAGTCCAGTTGGTCATCAAGGCGGGACACGCACATCACTCGTACTAACTGATTCTGGTAGCCATTTGGGAGCAAGTGGCATCGGATCGTCCCGTGGAATGAATGATAATTTAGGAGCACACTCTTCTTCTTCTGGAACTGGTGCAACAGGAAGAGAGCACTCGTCGTCTGCTATGATTAGAGGTTCTTCAAGTGGCATGTCTAGCGTTGTATCTCTCGATGACCATGACTGTAACCATGTTTGTGGGCAAGGGAAATCGTGCCCTTCAGGACACAAATGTGTTATAGACGGTTGTAGAAGTTACTGTGTAGAAACATCTGGGGGAGCTGGTTTATCTGATACGTTGAGGAGAGGTTCATCTGTGTCTGGGATCATTAGAAGTTCATCATCTTCCATGTCTAGTGGTATAAGAGATAGTAGCAGACTAGACAATAACTGTGATTATGCATGCGGAGTAGAAAAACCGTGTCAATCTGGATATAAATGTGTTCAAGAAGGATGCAATAGTTACTGTGTGCAAGGTTCTGGAGGTATTAATAGTATCCCTCAACTGTCAGAAACCTTAACGGGTAGAAACAATAATGCAGCAATTATTAGAAGTTCATCATCAGGCGGTCACGGAATGACAAGGGTTTCATCAATCAATAGCGCATCGAGTATAAAATGCGTAAACGATTGCGGAGATATACCTTGTGAATCTGGGTATAAATGTGTTCACGAAGGATGTAGCAGTTACTGCGTTAAAACTACTTCTGGAGCTATGATTGGTTCATCTGGTGGACACACAATGTCTGAAATGGTAGGAGGTTCCCACTCTGGAATGTCCAGTAGCTCATCTGGCAGAAACACTGCGTCTggaatagcaagaaattcccacTCTGCAATGTCCAGTGGATCATCTGGGGTTGGTAGATCatctacaaaatgtacaaatgaaTGTGGGCAAGATTTAGCTTGTGGTCCGGGATATGCTTGTGTACATGAAGGCTGTAGCAGCTTCTGCGCTAGAAAATCTTCTGTTGATATGACTGGTACGTCTGGTCATTCTTCAATAGAGAGCCTAGATGTATCTGGTAGTACACACAATGTAGGTGGCAGTCGTTCATCCGGAGGTCATCTTACAGGTTCTGATATTTTGGACGCAATATCTGTAAGAGGAAGTGGGACAGATACATTTGACACAAGTTCGTCAAGACGAGGTGGATCAGTTAACAGATCTGGTTCCAGAATAGGTTCTCAGTCGACAAATGCTGGGAAAACTGATTGCAGAAAATTGTGTGATACCAACACAGATTGTAAAACCCCTAAAGTATGCGTCTCGGTTAATTGCCACAGGTTTTGTCGAAGAAGAAGCGTCACAAATAGTTATGCACCATag
- the LOC134708064 gene encoding uncharacterized protein LOC134708064, with protein sequence MCSTPGTIPHGFPTGSKSAYAKDDEVGFVCHDSYKQTGTPTITCNGTHWIGSPKCSLDFIDDVWFWLLIGLGLLLTIAIITALCLYCTKRHRYRRRNRVRALNSDDDEQFGCCGGCCDYGGSCDVCGCIDFYGCCALYGCCGYLGVCSWFFGCCRCCREPLESHRKRMDVTGNVFYINHQNVTPRISTRWEELPKRGRLSKKTAMRLKKKRQRMLENRDYVSERVENPLNDETYGKVRRSAKDLDIWLPHSNPVRSINTSTK encoded by the exons ATGTGTAGCACTCCGGGTACTATTCCTCATGGATTCCCCACGGGATCTAAATCTGCATATGCTAAAGACGATGAAGTGGGATTTGTGTGTCATGATAGTTATAAACAAACGGGGACTCCAACAATAACATGTAATGGCACACATTGGATTGGTTCACCTAAATGTtctttggattttattgatgaTG TTTGGTTCTGGTTGCTGATTGGTTTAGGACTTTTGCTTACCATCGCTATTATAACAGCATTATGTTTGTATTGCACAAAACGACACAG GTATCGTCGCCGCAATCGAGTTCGTGCTTTGAATTCTGATGACGACGAACAATTTGGCTGCTGTGGGGGATGTTGTGATTATGGTGGAAGTTGTGATGTCTGTGGATGCATTGATTTCTATGGATGCTGTGCGTTGTATGGTTGCTGTGGTTACCTTGGGGTGTGTAGTTGGTTTTTCGGTTGTTGTCGATGTTGTCGAGAACCACTTGAAAGTCACCGGAAAAGAATGGATGTTACCGGGAACGTTTTCTATATTAATCATCAAAACGTAACTCCAAGAATATCAACAAGGTGGGAAGAGCTGCCAAAACGAGGTCGATTATCTAAGAAAACGGCAATgagattaaaaaagaaaagacagcGCATGCTTGAAAACCGAGATTATGTGTCAGAACGTGTCGAAAACCCTTTAAACGACGAAACGTATGGTAAAGTAAGAAGGAGTGCAAAAGACTTAGACATATGGTTGCCGCATTCAAATCCAGTTCGGAGTATTAATACTAGTACTAAATGA